In Dendrosporobacter quercicolus, a single genomic region encodes these proteins:
- a CDS encoding HD-GYP domain-containing protein has protein sequence MHIANAVPGMVLAQDLFDDYGNLLLEKGITLTESYIERLKKLGIRALWIEDSTADALKIDAVSPQLRSKLAVYFRTLFNMKFNDIINANLRNRHFAGIAAAADTAITEVASHEENLINLKIRYPSTDEANHAINVCLLSLVTGIYLKLPRPVLRQLAMGALLHDIGKSAACGNQPDSHARQGYNLLLTAGQSHDICRIAAEHHEAYDGTGLPARLSGKSIHPLARLVAIANYYDNALRSTLTTDIARQEIIETMLSQGNTVFDLNLLRAFFHTIALYPVGSFVRLSTGQSGYVIKNHAQFPLRPLVRAIAGEQPVEINLLHKPAITITELIKE, from the coding sequence ATGCATATTGCAAATGCGGTTCCCGGCATGGTTCTGGCGCAGGATCTGTTTGATGACTATGGCAATTTATTGTTGGAAAAAGGCATCACGCTGACGGAATCCTATATTGAGCGGTTGAAAAAGCTGGGCATCAGGGCCCTTTGGATTGAAGACTCGACCGCCGACGCCTTAAAAATTGACGCTGTATCGCCCCAGTTACGCTCCAAGCTGGCCGTCTACTTTCGAACCCTGTTTAATATGAAGTTCAACGACATAATAAACGCCAATCTCCGCAACCGGCACTTTGCCGGAATAGCGGCTGCCGCCGATACCGCAATTACGGAAGTTGCCAGTCATGAAGAAAACTTGATCAACCTCAAAATTCGTTATCCCAGTACGGACGAAGCAAATCATGCCATTAATGTCTGCCTGCTGTCGCTGGTCACCGGTATTTATTTAAAGCTTCCCCGGCCGGTACTGCGCCAGCTGGCGATGGGCGCTCTTTTGCACGATATCGGCAAGTCAGCCGCCTGCGGCAATCAGCCGGATTCCCATGCCCGCCAGGGGTACAATCTTTTGTTAACCGCCGGACAAAGTCATGATATTTGCCGGATTGCCGCCGAGCATCACGAAGCCTATGACGGCACAGGCCTGCCGGCCCGGCTGAGCGGCAAGTCCATTCATCCGCTGGCCCGGCTTGTCGCTATCGCCAATTATTACGATAATGCCCTGCGCTCTACGCTGACCACTGATATAGCCCGGCAGGAAATCATTGAAACCATGCTCAGCCAGGGCAACACCGTTTTCGACTTAAACCTGCTGCGGGCTTTTTTCCATACCATTGCCTTGTATCCGGTTGGCAGCTTTGTCCGCTTAAGCACCGGCCAGTCCGGTTATGTCATTAAAAACCATGCGCAGTTCCCCCTGCGCCCTCTGGTCAGAGCCATTGCCGGCGAACAGCCGGTCGAAATCAATTTGCTGCATAAGCCTGCCATCACCATAACCGAATTAATTAAAGAATAA